A window of Desulfotignum phosphitoxidans DSM 13687 genomic DNA:
TTGCCCATGTCCATGAACAACACCCGGTCTGCCACTTTTCTGGCAAATCCCATTTCGTGGGTGACCACGCACATGGTCATGCCTTCGGACACCAGGTTGACCATGACATCTAAGACCTCGCCGATCATTTCCGGGTCCAGGGCGGAGGTGGGTTCGTCAAACAGCATGATTTTGGGCGTCATGGCCAGGCCCCTGGCAATGGCCACCCGCTGCTGCTGACCTCCGGACAGCTGGCCCGGATAGGCCCCGGCTTTGTCGGTGAGTCCGACCTGGGTGAGCTTCTCTCTGGCGATCTTTTCAGCATCGGCCGTTGACATTTTTCTGACGTTCACCGGTGCCAGCATGACGTTCTGGAGCACGGTCATGTGGGGATACAGATGAAACTGCTGGAATACAAACCCGATGTCGGCCCGGAGCTTGGTCAGGTTGGTGGCCTTGTCGTGCACGGGTACGCCGTCCACGATGATCTGCCCTTTCTGGATCGGCTCCAGGCGGTTGATGCACCGGATCAGGGTGGATTTTCCCGATCCGCTGGGGCCGCAGATCACCAGCACTTCCCCGGGGGCGATGTCCAGGTTGATGTCATTGAGCACATGGAGTTTGCCGAACCATTTGTTCACTTGCTTGAATTCAATCATCGGGTATCCTTGAAAAAATCGTTATATTGCCATCCGGCGTTCCAGGTAGTTGGACAGCAGGATCAACGGGTATGAAATCACAAAATACAGGGCACCCACCAGGGAAAACACCATCAGGCCTTCCGGGATTCTCACCACGGTGACCCATCCCACCCGGGTCAGTTCCATCACGCCGATGACCGATACCACGGAGGTGTCTTTGATGAGCAGCACATACTGGCCCACCAGGGGCGGCAGAATCACTTTCATGGCCTGGGGGACGATCACCAGGCGCAGCTGCTGGATCAGGGTCAGGCCCGATGCCGTGCCGGCCTCCCACTGGCCCTTGGAAATGGCATTGATGCCGCCGGCCACGATTTCGCAGATAAATGCGGATCCCATGATGGCCATGGCCAGAAGCGCCGCAGGAAATGCCTTGAGCTGGATGCCCCATTCCGGCAGGATGAAAAATACGATAAAAATCTGGACCACGAACGGGGTGCCCCGGACAAAGGAGACATATACGCCGATGATCCACTTGAGGATTTTGTTTTTACCCGAGCGCAGGATGCCTAAGACAAAGCCCAAAAGGGTGCAGGTGAACAGGCTGATAAAAGCGATCTGGGAGGTCATCCACAATCCTTTGAGGAAAAACGGAAAAATTTCCACCAGCCGGGAAAAGTAAAATGCCATCATGATCAGTACGCCTCCCTGTATATCAGTTTACGCTGGGACCAGTCTGCCAGGGCCTTGAGACAGAAGTAGATGCACATGTAAAAGAACGCCACCGTTAAAAAGGCTTCCGTGGGCATGAACCGTTCCGAGGTCATGGTCTGGCCCACCCGGGTCAACTCCATGACCGAGATCAAAGACAGCAGGGCGGAATCCTTGACCAGAACAATGGACTGGCCCAGCAGCGGGGGAACGGTGGCTCCTAAGGCCTGGGGCAGGATGATGAAGCGCATGCGCTGAAAATAGTTGAGCCCGGAGGCTACGCCGGCCTCGATCTGTCCGTCATCCACCGAGGTGATACCGGCCCGGATGATCTCTGCAATATAGGCACCGGAGTTGAGCATCAGCGCGATAATCCCGGTCTGGATCTCCGGCACCCGGATGCCCAGGGTGGGCAGGCCGAAATACAGAAAATAGATCTGCACCAGCAGCGGGGTGGACCGGATGATCTCGATATAGGCGATGGCCGGATATTTGAGCAGTTTGATGGAGGAGATCCGGCAGGCACAGGCGATGGTAC
This region includes:
- a CDS encoding amino acid ABC transporter ATP-binding protein → MIEFKQVNKWFGKLHVLNDINLDIAPGEVLVICGPSGSGKSTLIRCINRLEPIQKGQIIVDGVPVHDKATNLTKLRADIGFVFQQFHLYPHMTVLQNVMLAPVNVRKMSTADAEKIAREKLTQVGLTDKAGAYPGQLSGGQQQRVAIARGLAMTPKIMLFDEPTSALDPEMIGEVLDVMVNLVSEGMTMCVVTHEMGFARKVADRVLFMDMGKIVETGKPDEFFDNPQTHRAADFISKILTH
- a CDS encoding amino acid ABC transporter permease, which produces MMAFYFSRLVEIFPFFLKGLWMTSQIAFISLFTCTLLGFVLGILRSGKNKILKWIIGVYVSFVRGTPFVVQIFIVFFILPEWGIQLKAFPAALLAMAIMGSAFICEIVAGGINAISKGQWEAGTASGLTLIQQLRLVIVPQAMKVILPPLVGQYVLLIKDTSVVSVIGVMELTRVGWVTVVRIPEGLMVFSLVGALYFVISYPLILLSNYLERRMAI
- a CDS encoding amino acid ABC transporter permease; the protein is MLADFNLRIIFEYLPLFLTGLRSTFFISAVSIFLALIAGTIACACRISSIKLLKYPAIAYIEIIRSTPLLVQIYFLYFGLPTLGIRVPEIQTGIIALMLNSGAYIAEIIRAGITSVDDGQIEAGVASGLNYFQRMRFIILPQALGATVPPLLGQSIVLVKDSALLSLISVMELTRVGQTMTSERFMPTEAFLTVAFFYMCIYFCLKALADWSQRKLIYREAY